One segment of Streptomyces sp. NA02950 DNA contains the following:
- a CDS encoding TerB family tellurite resistance protein, with the protein MVHARARRDRDLCVVGVRTLWRTVGDGEFFCPDCGGDRNYRRRTGRRRIVLLGLPLLPRGPVAPVVECAACGGRFGTEVLDHPTTTRFSAMLRDAVHTVALAVLAAGGTDAAAVRQVAVGAVRAAGFADCSEDQLLALIEALAADTGRLPGACGTGERDGLDPCGTALAIELHESLEPLAPHLAPTGREAILLQGARIAVADGPYRPAERAVLETVGRALMIGPDDTARLLAATRAPF; encoded by the coding sequence GTGGTGCACGCGCGTGCCCGACGAGACCGGGACCTGTGTGTGGTAGGCGTACGCACTCTGTGGCGGACCGTCGGCGACGGTGAGTTCTTCTGCCCCGACTGCGGAGGCGACCGCAACTACCGCCGCCGCACCGGCCGGCGCCGTATCGTGCTGCTCGGGCTGCCGCTGCTGCCCCGCGGTCCGGTCGCCCCGGTCGTGGAGTGCGCCGCCTGCGGCGGCCGGTTCGGCACCGAGGTGCTCGACCACCCCACCACCACCCGCTTCTCCGCGATGCTGCGCGACGCCGTGCACACCGTCGCCCTCGCGGTCCTCGCCGCGGGCGGCACCGACGCGGCCGCGGTACGCCAGGTCGCGGTCGGCGCGGTCCGCGCGGCCGGGTTCGCCGATTGCAGCGAGGACCAGCTCCTCGCCCTCATCGAGGCCCTCGCCGCCGACACCGGCCGCCTCCCCGGCGCCTGCGGCACCGGTGAGCGCGACGGCCTGGACCCGTGCGGCACGGCGCTTGCCATCGAGCTCCACGAGTCCCTGGAGCCCCTGGCGCCCCATCTGGCGCCCACCGGCCGCGAGGCGATCCTCCTCCAGGGCGCCCGTATCGCGGTCGCCGACGGCCCCTACCGTCCGGCCGAGCGCGCCGTCCTGGAGACCGTCGGCCGCGCCCTGATGATCGGCCCCGACGACACCGCCCGCCTGCTGGCCGCCACCCGCGCACCCTTCTGA
- a CDS encoding Ig-like domain-containing protein — translation MPASSTSVISTPNPSLFGQSVTYTATVTDPLSVFTPDGEVTFVISGGPTLGPVTVNASGQASVTDASLAVGSHLVTANYANDTNLDPSSGTTIQQVNQAATVTTITFVPASPVCGESVTVTANVAAVPPGSGTPTGTVTFIVSADGPTMNGTLDASGNASVTFPGLSVGTHQVAAFYLGDTNFAASNSPLTPLTIGQGASTTVFSSPTVSPVCGDAVQLCAQVTVDSPSTCSVSPGTVTFVVAGGPTLSAAVDAAGNACVTTSAIPVGTHGVTATYSGNTDVAGSADSTGSVTIGQGVSTTVFSSPTVSPVCGDAVQLCAQVTSSGSCPVSPGTVTFVVAGGPTLSAAVDAAGNACVTTSAIPVGTHGVTATYSGNTDVAGSADSTGSVTIGQGVSTTVFSSPTVSPVCGDAVQLCAQVTSSGSCPVSPGTVTFVVAGGPTLSAAVDAAGNACVTTSAIPVGTHGVTATYSGNTDVVGSAGTGSVTIGQGVSTTVFSSPTVSPVCGDAVQLCAQVTSSGSCPVSPGTVTFVVAGGPTLSAAVDAAGNACVTTSAIPVGTHGVTATYSGNTDVVGSAGTGSVTIGQGVSTTAVVATPTSSVCGQQVILCAHVTSSGSCPVSPGTVTFVVAGGPTLSAAVDAAGNACVTTSAIPVGTHGVTATYSGNTGVSGSSGSTTLTVNQATSTTALTIAPPSTVCGGPVQLCAQVTVASPGTCTPNPGTVTFAITGGPTLTGTVNASGQACVTTGPLAVGSYPVTVTYSGNTGVAGSSTTGTITVVNANTTTTLTSSPNPSAPGQTVTFTATVAAVPPATGTPTGTVTFTISGGPTLTGTLNGSGVATVSTNALTAGPHTVTATYSGDGCFNGSTSNTITQNVGAATNTTLTANPATIRLRFNGTLVIPTLSATLRDASNNPVPGQTITFVANSSLGPISLGSAVTNIKGTATRSNVTVPPTVLTASTYTASFAGAPGLSPASANASLTFQPYPLLP, via the coding sequence ATGCCTGCCTCCAGCACCTCGGTGATCTCGACGCCGAATCCCTCACTTTTCGGCCAGTCCGTCACCTACACCGCCACGGTCACTGATCCGCTCTCGGTGTTCACGCCGGACGGAGAAGTCACCTTCGTCATCTCCGGTGGCCCGACCCTGGGCCCGGTGACGGTCAACGCCTCCGGACAGGCCTCCGTGACCGATGCCTCGCTTGCGGTCGGCTCCCACCTGGTCACGGCCAACTACGCCAACGACACCAATCTGGACCCCTCGTCGGGCACGACCATCCAGCAGGTCAACCAGGCGGCGACCGTCACCACCATCACCTTCGTGCCGGCTTCCCCCGTCTGCGGGGAGTCGGTGACGGTGACGGCCAACGTGGCGGCCGTACCCCCGGGCAGTGGAACGCCCACCGGTACGGTCACCTTCATCGTCAGCGCCGACGGGCCGACGATGAACGGGACTCTCGACGCTTCCGGAAACGCCTCCGTCACCTTCCCCGGCCTGAGTGTGGGCACTCACCAGGTCGCGGCCTTCTACCTCGGCGACACGAACTTCGCCGCGTCCAACTCCCCCTTGACCCCGCTCACCATCGGACAGGGGGCGTCGACGACGGTGTTCTCGTCGCCGACGGTGTCGCCGGTGTGTGGTGATGCGGTGCAGTTGTGTGCGCAGGTGACGGTGGACTCGCCGAGTACGTGTTCGGTGTCGCCGGGGACGGTGACGTTCGTGGTGGCGGGTGGTCCGACGTTGTCGGCGGCTGTGGACGCGGCTGGGAACGCGTGCGTGACCACCAGTGCGATTCCGGTGGGGACGCATGGGGTGACGGCCACCTATTCGGGGAACACCGATGTCGCGGGTTCCGCGGACAGCACGGGTTCGGTGACGATCGGGCAGGGGGTGTCGACGACGGTGTTCTCGTCGCCGACGGTGTCGCCGGTGTGTGGTGATGCGGTGCAGTTGTGTGCGCAGGTGACCTCGTCGGGTTCGTGTCCGGTGTCGCCGGGGACGGTGACGTTCGTGGTGGCGGGTGGTCCGACGTTGTCGGCGGCTGTGGACGCGGCTGGGAACGCGTGCGTGACCACCAGTGCCATCCCGGTGGGGACGCATGGGGTGACGGCCACCTATTCGGGGAACACCGATGTCGCGGGTTCCGCGGACAGCACGGGTTCGGTGACGATCGGGCAGGGGGTGTCGACGACGGTGTTCTCGTCGCCGACGGTGTCGCCGGTGTGTGGTGATGCGGTGCAGTTGTGTGCGCAGGTGACCTCGTCGGGTTCGTGTCCGGTGTCGCCGGGGACGGTGACGTTCGTGGTGGCGGGTGGTCCGACGTTGTCGGCGGCTGTGGACGCGGCTGGGAACGCGTGCGTGACCACCAGTGCCATCCCGGTGGGGACGCATGGGGTGACGGCCACCTATTCGGGGAACACCGATGTCGTGGGTTCGGCGGGCACCGGCTCGGTGACGATCGGCCAGGGGGTGTCGACGACGGTGTTCTCGTCGCCGACGGTGTCGCCGGTGTGTGGTGATGCGGTGCAGTTGTGTGCGCAGGTGACCTCGTCGGGTTCGTGTCCGGTGTCGCCGGGGACGGTGACGTTCGTGGTGGCGGGTGGTCCGACGTTGTCGGCGGCTGTGGACGCGGCTGGGAACGCGTGCGTGACCACCAGTGCCATCCCGGTGGGGACGCATGGGGTGACGGCCACCTATTCGGGGAACACCGATGTCGTGGGTTCCGCGGGCACCGGCTCGGTGACGATCGGCCAGGGGGTGTCGACGACGGCGGTCGTGGCCACGCCGACCTCTTCGGTCTGCGGTCAGCAGGTGATCCTGTGCGCCCACGTGACCTCGTCGGGTTCGTGTCCGGTGTCGCCGGGGACGGTGACGTTCGTGGTGGCGGGTGGTCCGACGTTGTCGGCGGCTGTGGACGCGGCCGGGAACGCGTGCGTGACCACCAGCGCCATCCCGGTGGGGACGCATGGGGTGACGGCCACCTACTCCGGGAACACCGGCGTATCGGGCTCGTCGGGCTCCACCACGCTCACCGTGAACCAGGCGACCTCCACGACGGCGTTGACCATTGCGCCCCCCTCGACCGTGTGCGGTGGACCGGTGCAGTTGTGCGCGCAGGTGACGGTGGCCTCACCGGGCACCTGCACGCCGAACCCCGGGACGGTCACGTTCGCGATCACCGGCGGACCGACCCTGACCGGGACGGTCAACGCCAGCGGTCAAGCGTGTGTGACGACCGGCCCGCTCGCAGTGGGCTCGTATCCGGTGACGGTCACGTACTCCGGGAACACCGGGGTCGCGGGCTCGTCGACCACCGGTACGATCACGGTGGTCAACGCGAACACCACCACCACGCTCACCTCTTCGCCCAACCCGTCCGCCCCCGGCCAGACGGTGACCTTCACCGCCACCGTGGCCGCGGTGCCGCCGGCGACGGGCACCCCGACCGGGACCGTGACGTTCACGATCAGCGGCGGACCCACCCTCACCGGGACGCTCAACGGCTCCGGAGTGGCGACGGTGAGCACCAACGCGCTCACCGCCGGACCGCACACGGTCACCGCCACCTACAGCGGCGACGGCTGCTTCAACGGGTCGACGTCCAATACGATCACCCAGAACGTGGGGGCGGCGACCAACACGACACTCACCGCCAACCCGGCCACTATCCGGCTGCGGTTCAACGGCACCCTGGTCATCCCGACCCTGAGCGCGACGCTGAGGGACGCGTCGAACAACCCTGTCCCCGGCCAGACCATCACGTTCGTGGCCAACTCCAGCCTGGGGCCGATCTCCTTGGGCAGCGCGGTCACCAACATCAAGGGCACGGCGACCCGCTCCAACGTCACCGTCCCGCCGACCGTGCTCACCGCGTCGACGTACACCGCCTCCTTCGCCGGCGCTCCCGGGCTGAGCCCGGCGTCGGCCAACGCCTCACTGACGTTCCAGCCGTACCCGCTGCTCCCGTAA
- a CDS encoding helix-turn-helix transcriptional regulator — protein MTRRARVSPAEAGLPDGGRRRTPGLRREEVAVLAGVGASWYQWLEQGRDITVSPQVLDAVARVLRLNDPERRHLYVLAGLNPPVPVSGYAADHLCEGLQRLIDAWMPFPAHIMDRYWNVVAYNDGASLVLGFRPEIRQNCLITFFTDPVYRARAMSWKENAPWVVAQYRASLSDHPDDEGFGEIIGELSELSPEFTELWERRDVHAGGQMFKELHHPLVGALRFESTQLRIPARPDLTIVLHHPMPIEGAGTGAGAQTAEETTAKLEWLLSPEGRRGGMYSVAG, from the coding sequence ATGACCCGCCGGGCCCGGGTCAGCCCCGCCGAGGCGGGTCTGCCGGACGGCGGCCGCCGCCGTACGCCGGGACTGCGCCGGGAGGAGGTCGCGGTCCTGGCCGGAGTGGGGGCTTCCTGGTATCAGTGGCTGGAGCAGGGCCGGGACATCACCGTCTCGCCGCAGGTGCTGGACGCGGTCGCCCGGGTGCTCCGGCTCAATGACCCCGAGCGCCGCCACCTGTACGTCCTGGCCGGGCTGAATCCGCCGGTGCCGGTGTCCGGATACGCCGCGGACCATCTGTGCGAGGGGCTCCAGCGGCTGATCGACGCCTGGATGCCGTTCCCCGCGCACATCATGGACCGTTACTGGAACGTGGTCGCCTACAACGACGGCGCCTCGCTGGTGCTGGGGTTCCGTCCGGAGATCCGGCAGAACTGCCTGATCACCTTCTTCACCGACCCGGTCTACCGGGCCCGCGCCATGAGCTGGAAGGAGAACGCGCCCTGGGTCGTCGCCCAGTACCGCGCCTCCCTCTCCGACCACCCGGACGACGAGGGCTTCGGCGAGATCATCGGCGAACTGTCCGAGCTGAGCCCGGAGTTCACCGAGCTGTGGGAGCGCCGGGACGTCCATGCCGGCGGTCAGATGTTCAAGGAGCTGCACCATCCGCTGGTGGGCGCGCTGCGTTTCGAGTCCACCCAGCTGCGGATCCCGGCCCGTCCGGACCTGACGATCGTGCTGCACCATCCGATGCCGATCGAGGGCGCCGGGACCGGTGCGGGGGCGCAGACGGCCGAGGAGACCACGGCGAAGCTGGAGTGGCTGCTCTCCCCGGAGGGCCGGCGCGGCGGGATGTACTCGGTGGCGGGCTGA
- a CDS encoding GTPase Era, whose protein sequence is MGAMSVRTSPSPSEPGETPHRSGFACFVGRPNAGKSTLTNALVGTKVAITSNRPQTTRHTVRGIVHRPDAQLVLVDTPGLHKPRTLLGERLNDVVRTTWAEVDVIGFCLPADQKLGPGDRFIATELAGIKKTPKVAIVTKTDLVEPEQLAQQLLAVDRLGTELGIEWAEIIPVSAVDAEKGAGRGAAAEGGDGRGAGQVSLLADLLVPLLPEGPALYPEGDLTDEPEQVMVAELIREAALEGVRDELPHSIAVVVEEMLPREDRPADKPLLDIHANLYIERPSQKGIVIGPKGRRLKDVGTKSRKHIEALLGTPVFLDLHVKVAKDWQRDPKQLRRLGF, encoded by the coding sequence ATGGGCGCCATGAGTGTCCGTACCTCGCCGTCCCCGTCCGAGCCGGGGGAAACCCCGCACCGCTCGGGCTTCGCCTGCTTCGTCGGCCGCCCCAACGCGGGCAAGTCGACCCTCACCAACGCGCTGGTGGGGACGAAGGTCGCGATCACCTCCAACCGCCCGCAGACCACCCGGCACACGGTGCGCGGCATCGTGCACCGCCCCGACGCGCAGCTCGTGCTCGTCGACACCCCCGGTCTGCACAAACCGCGCACCCTGCTGGGCGAGCGCCTCAACGACGTCGTACGGACCACCTGGGCCGAGGTCGACGTCATCGGCTTCTGTCTGCCCGCCGACCAGAAGCTGGGCCCCGGCGACCGTTTCATCGCCACCGAGCTGGCCGGGATCAAGAAGACCCCCAAGGTCGCGATCGTCACCAAGACCGACCTGGTCGAGCCCGAGCAGCTGGCCCAGCAGCTGCTGGCCGTCGACCGGCTCGGCACGGAGCTGGGCATCGAGTGGGCGGAGATCATCCCGGTCTCGGCGGTGGACGCGGAGAAGGGGGCGGGCCGCGGAGCCGCCGCCGAAGGCGGAGACGGCCGCGGGGCCGGTCAGGTGAGCCTGCTGGCCGATCTGCTGGTTCCGCTGCTGCCCGAGGGCCCGGCGCTCTACCCCGAGGGCGACCTCACCGACGAGCCCGAGCAGGTCATGGTCGCCGAGCTGATCCGCGAGGCGGCGCTGGAGGGCGTACGGGACGAACTGCCGCACTCCATCGCGGTGGTCGTCGAGGAGATGCTGCCCCGTGAGGACCGTCCCGCGGACAAGCCCCTCCTCGACATCCACGCCAACCTCTACATCGAGCGCCCCAGCCAGAAGGGGATCGTCATCGGCCCCAAGGGCCGACGGCTGAAGGATGTCGGGACGAAGTCCCGCAAGCACATTGAGGCGCTGCTCGGCACTCCGGTCTTCCTCGATCTGCACGTCAAGGTCGCCAAGGACTGGCAGCGCGACCCGAAGCAGCTCCGCAGGCTGGGTTTCTGA
- a CDS encoding protealysin inhibitor emfourin has translation MRISVTRTGGFAGIERRAELDTSGRPDATHLAALAHQAVEKGAAAATRGVPDGFHYEITIDGRTVHAADPHLSEAQRELIRTVLKEGA, from the coding sequence ATGCGTATTTCCGTCACCCGCACCGGCGGATTCGCCGGAATCGAGCGCCGGGCCGAGCTGGACACCTCCGGCCGGCCCGACGCCACCCATCTGGCCGCCCTGGCCCACCAGGCCGTCGAGAAGGGCGCCGCGGCCGCCACGCGCGGCGTCCCGGACGGCTTCCACTACGAGATCACCATCGACGGCCGCACGGTCCACGCCGCGGACCCGCACCTGAGCGAGGCCCAGCGCGAGCTGATCCGTACGGTGCTCAAGGAGGGGGCGTAG
- the leuA gene encoding 2-isopropylmalate synthase, with product MTHSRTPGHSVGRPTPITAATVAQRPSGMPIHRYGRYEAVDIPDRTWPDNRITVAPRWLSTDLRDGNQALIDPMSPARKREMFDLLVRMGYKEIEVGFPSSGQTDFDFVRSIIEEDAIPEDVTISVLTQAREELIERTVESLRGAHRATVHLYNATAPVFRRVVFRGSRDQVKQIAVDGTRLVVEYAEKILDDRTAFGYQYSPEIFTDTELDFALEVCEGVMDVWQPEEGREIILNLPATVERSTPSTHADRFEWMSRHLSRREHVCLSVHPHNDRGTAVAAAELAIMAGADRIEGCLFGQGERTGNVDLVTLGMNLFSQGVDPQIDFSQIDEIRRTAEYCNQMEIHPRHPYAGDLVYTAFSGSHQDAIKKGFEAMEARAAEQGKAVDDVEWEVPYLPIDPKDVGRSYEAVIRVNSQSGKGGIAYVLKNDHNLDLPRRMQIEFSRTIQAKTDAEGGEVTPAQIWSVFQDEYLPTDDNQWGRISLRSAQTSTTTEGTDALTVEAVVDGAEVVLTGSGNGPLAAFFEALGAIDVDVRLLDYSEHTLSEGAAAQAAAYIECAIDGKVLWGVGIDANIVRASLKAVVSAVNRARR from the coding sequence ATGACCCACTCCCGTACGCCCGGCCATTCCGTCGGCCGCCCCACGCCGATCACCGCCGCGACCGTCGCCCAGCGCCCCTCCGGGATGCCGATCCACCGTTACGGCCGCTACGAGGCCGTGGACATCCCGGACCGCACCTGGCCGGACAACCGCATCACCGTCGCGCCGCGCTGGCTGTCCACCGATCTGCGGGACGGCAACCAGGCGCTGATCGACCCGATGTCCCCGGCCCGCAAGCGCGAGATGTTCGACCTGCTGGTCCGCATGGGCTACAAGGAGATCGAGGTCGGCTTCCCCTCCTCCGGGCAGACAGACTTCGACTTCGTACGGTCGATCATCGAAGAGGACGCGATCCCCGAGGACGTGACGATCTCCGTCCTGACCCAGGCGCGCGAGGAGCTGATCGAGCGCACCGTGGAGTCGCTGCGCGGCGCTCACCGGGCCACCGTGCACCTGTACAACGCGACCGCCCCGGTCTTCCGCCGGGTGGTCTTCCGCGGCAGCCGTGACCAGGTCAAGCAGATCGCGGTGGACGGCACCCGGCTGGTGGTGGAGTACGCCGAGAAGATCCTGGACGACCGGACGGCCTTCGGCTACCAGTACAGCCCGGAGATCTTCACCGACACCGAGCTGGACTTCGCCCTGGAGGTCTGCGAGGGCGTGATGGACGTCTGGCAGCCCGAGGAGGGCCGCGAGATCATCCTGAACCTGCCCGCCACGGTCGAGCGCTCCACCCCCTCCACCCACGCCGACCGCTTCGAGTGGATGTCCCGCCATCTGTCCCGGCGCGAGCACGTCTGTCTGTCGGTGCACCCGCACAACGACCGCGGCACCGCCGTCGCCGCCGCCGAGCTGGCGATCATGGCCGGGGCCGACCGGATCGAGGGCTGCCTGTTCGGGCAGGGCGAGCGCACCGGCAATGTCGACCTGGTGACGCTGGGCATGAACCTGTTCTCCCAGGGCGTCGACCCGCAGATCGACTTCTCGCAGATCGACGAGATCCGTCGCACTGCCGAGTACTGCAACCAGATGGAGATCCACCCGCGCCACCCCTACGCGGGCGATCTGGTCTACACCGCCTTCTCCGGCTCCCACCAGGACGCCATCAAGAAGGGGTTCGAGGCGATGGAGGCGCGCGCCGCCGAGCAGGGCAAGGCGGTCGACGACGTCGAGTGGGAGGTCCCGTACCTGCCCATCGACCCCAAGGATGTCGGCCGCTCGTACGAGGCCGTCATCCGGGTGAACTCCCAGTCCGGCAAGGGCGGTATCGCCTACGTCCTGAAGAACGACCACAACCTGGATCTGCCGCGGCGGATGCAGATCGAGTTCTCCAGGACGATTCAGGCCAAGACGGATGCCGAGGGCGGCGAGGTCACCCCGGCCCAGATCTGGTCGGTCTTCCAGGACGAGTACCTGCCGACGGACGACAACCAGTGGGGCCGCATCTCACTGCGTTCGGCGCAGACCTCCACCACCACCGAGGGCACCGACGCGCTCACCGTCGAGGCCGTCGTGGACGGTGCCGAGGTGGTGCTGACCGGTTCCGGCAACGGCCCGCTGGCCGCCTTCTTCGAGGCCCTGGGCGCCATCGACGTGGACGTCAGGCTGCTGGACTACTCCGAGCACACCCTGAGCGAGGGCGCGGCCGCGCAGGCCGCCGCGTACATCGAGTGCGCGATCGACGGGAAGGTGCTGTGGGGCGTCGGGATCGACGCCAACATCGTGCGCGCCTCCCTCAAGGCGGTCGTCTCGGCGGTCAACCGGGCCCGCCGCTAG
- a CDS encoding M4 family metallopeptidase — MDAHTQHSRSVFCTIVPPHVLDKLSHADDPTVAEPARRTLERDALERTRRRITTVRGVTATVERAPSNKPKRTIYDAQHATRLPGKKVRGEGDASGRDESANRAYDGLGATFELFLKAYGRRSIDDSGLLLNASVHYSEDYNNAFWDGEQMVFGDGDGEVFLDFTIPVDVMAHELTHGVTQYTANLEYFGQSGALNESMSDVFGSLVKQHVLGQTAEEADWLIGKGLLAERVTGVALRSMKAPGTAYDDDVLGKDPQPGTMDDYVHTSRDNGGVHINSGIPNHAFYLAAKALGGHAWERAGQIWYDVLTGGDLASDAEFSDFAQLTVAAAHSRYGEGEEQSAVLEAWAGVGITDLRTRVGAR; from the coding sequence ATGGATGCCCACACTCAGCACTCCCGCAGCGTCTTCTGCACGATCGTGCCGCCGCACGTCCTGGACAAGCTCTCCCATGCCGACGATCCCACGGTGGCCGAGCCCGCCCGCCGCACCCTGGAGCGGGACGCCCTGGAGCGCACCCGCCGCCGGATCACCACGGTCCGCGGTGTCACCGCCACCGTGGAGCGGGCCCCGTCCAACAAGCCCAAGCGCACCATCTACGACGCCCAGCACGCCACGCGGCTGCCGGGGAAGAAGGTCCGTGGCGAGGGCGACGCCTCCGGCCGGGACGAGTCGGCCAACCGCGCGTACGACGGTCTGGGCGCCACCTTCGAGCTGTTCCTCAAGGCGTACGGCCGACGCTCCATCGATGACTCCGGCCTCCTGCTGAACGCCAGCGTCCACTACAGCGAGGACTACAACAACGCCTTCTGGGACGGCGAGCAGATGGTCTTCGGCGACGGGGACGGCGAGGTCTTCCTCGACTTCACCATCCCGGTCGACGTGATGGCCCACGAGCTCACCCACGGCGTCACGCAGTACACCGCCAACCTGGAGTACTTCGGCCAGTCCGGCGCGCTCAACGAGTCCATGTCCGATGTCTTCGGCTCGCTGGTCAAACAGCACGTCCTCGGCCAGACCGCCGAGGAGGCCGACTGGCTGATCGGCAAGGGGCTGCTGGCGGAGCGGGTCACCGGGGTGGCGCTGCGCTCGATGAAGGCCCCGGGCACGGCGTACGACGACGACGTCCTCGGCAAGGACCCGCAGCCCGGCACGATGGACGACTACGTCCACACCTCACGGGACAACGGCGGTGTCCACATCAACTCCGGGATCCCCAACCACGCCTTCTACCTCGCCGCCAAGGCCCTCGGCGGCCACGCCTGGGAGCGGGCCGGACAGATCTGGTACGACGTGCTCACCGGCGGCGATCTGGCCTCCGACGCCGAGTTCAGTGACTTCGCCCAGCTCACGGTGGCCGCGGCGCACTCCCGCTACGGCGAGGGCGAGGAGCAGTCGGCGGTGCTGGAGGCCTGGGCGGGGGTCGGCATCACGGATCTGCGGACGCGGGTGGGCGCGCGCTAG
- a CDS encoding MFS transporter, with the protein MAIDSPSALSDLSDPSDPSDPSDPSDPSDLSGSAAGRDTAPPAPDPAPARLTGRAKLVLLVLCAAQFMVALDFSILNVALPVLGRDLGMGQSDLQWAVTAFALPSGGFLLFFGRVADLYGRRKLFLTGLALFTAASLLAALAWNPAVFLIGRAVQGLGAAVIVPTGMSLLTTTFAEGPQRERALSISGTLMSLGFTIGMVLGGGLTDTLGWRSTMGLLAVAGALVLAAAPALLTESRRPQRPRLDVPGAVTVTGGLLGVIYALSTAAERGFGGADVIVALVGGALLLVAFAVVESRATEPLVSLPMLRRPTVAWGNLAGLTTFAMMSAIIFLLTLYLQEVLELSSLVTGLVFGVQGVFSAVAGVVAPKVIGRFGARRTLIGSLLIQAALTAVMVGLGENAAGAWLAMAAVSLASFAHLWVIVSYGVIATSGLPDHEQGLATGLVTSSQQIGITVGIPLLSALASARMASLRDGGAGYAASTLGGIRLGIGADAAVVALIGVAVAFGLRGHRGRV; encoded by the coding sequence ATGGCGATCGATTCCCCTTCGGCTCTCTCCGATCTTTCCGATCCTTCCGACCCTTCCGACCCTTCCGACCCTTCCGACCCTTCCGATCTCTCCGGCTCAGCCGCCGGGCGCGATACCGCTCCCCCGGCCCCCGATCCGGCTCCGGCGCGGCTGACCGGCCGCGCCAAGCTGGTCCTGCTGGTGCTGTGCGCCGCCCAGTTCATGGTGGCGCTGGACTTCTCGATCCTGAACGTGGCCCTTCCCGTGCTCGGTCGGGACCTGGGCATGGGCCAGTCCGACCTCCAGTGGGCGGTCACCGCGTTCGCCCTGCCGTCCGGCGGCTTCCTGCTGTTCTTCGGCCGGGTGGCGGACCTGTACGGGCGGCGCAAGCTGTTCCTCACCGGGCTCGCCCTGTTCACGGCGGCGTCCCTGCTGGCCGCGCTCGCCTGGAACCCGGCCGTCTTCCTCATCGGGCGGGCCGTCCAGGGGCTGGGCGCGGCCGTGATCGTGCCGACCGGTATGTCACTGCTCACCACCACCTTCGCCGAAGGCCCGCAACGCGAACGCGCCCTGAGCATCAGCGGCACGCTGATGTCGCTGGGCTTCACCATCGGCATGGTCCTGGGCGGCGGGCTGACCGACACCCTTGGCTGGCGCTCCACCATGGGGCTGCTCGCGGTCGCGGGCGCCCTGGTGCTGGCCGCCGCCCCCGCGCTGCTGACGGAGTCGCGCCGGCCCCAGCGGCCGCGGCTGGACGTACCGGGCGCGGTGACCGTCACCGGCGGACTGCTCGGTGTCATCTACGCCCTGTCGACGGCCGCCGAGCGCGGTTTCGGCGGCGCCGATGTCATCGTGGCGCTTGTCGGCGGCGCCCTGCTGCTCGTGGCGTTCGCCGTCGTGGAGTCCCGGGCCACCGAACCGCTGGTGTCGCTGCCGATGCTGCGCCGACCCACCGTGGCCTGGGGCAATCTGGCCGGGCTGACCACCTTCGCGATGATGAGCGCCATCATCTTCCTGCTGACGCTGTATCTCCAGGAGGTGCTGGAGCTGTCGTCGCTCGTCACCGGTCTGGTCTTCGGTGTGCAGGGGGTGTTCTCCGCGGTCGCCGGTGTGGTCGCGCCCAAGGTGATCGGCCGCTTCGGCGCCCGTCGCACGCTGATCGGATCGCTGCTGATCCAGGCGGCGCTGACGGCCGTGATGGTGGGGCTCGGCGAGAACGCCGCCGGTGCCTGGCTGGCCATGGCCGCGGTGAGCCTCGCCAGCTTCGCCCATCTGTGGGTGATCGTCTCGTACGGCGTCATCGCCACCTCCGGTCTGCCGGACCATGAACAGGGCCTGGCCACCGGGCTGGTGACCAGTTCCCAGCAGATCGGCATCACCGTCGGCATTCCGCTGCTGAGCGCCCTCGCCTCGGCCCGTATGGCGTCGCTGCGCGACGGCGGGGCGGGCTACGCGGCCTCGACGCTGGGCGGTATCAGGCTGGGTATCGGCGCCGACGCGGCGGTTGTCGCGCTGATCGGGGTGGCGGTGGCCTTCGGGCTGCGCGGACACCGCGGACGTGTCTGA
- a CDS encoding cytidine deaminase — protein sequence MSEAAQLDPEDRKIVTLARSARARNGVAEGAAVRDETGRTYVAGTVALDSLRLSALRTAVAMAVASGAKSLEAAAVVTEAETVSDEDRAAVRDLGGAGTPVLLAGPDGTVRATLPA from the coding sequence ATGAGCGAAGCAGCGCAGCTGGACCCGGAAGACCGCAAGATCGTCACGCTGGCCCGCTCGGCGCGGGCCCGCAACGGCGTGGCCGAGGGCGCCGCCGTGCGCGACGAGACGGGCCGCACCTATGTGGCCGGAACCGTCGCCCTGGACTCGCTCCGGCTGAGCGCGCTGCGGACCGCCGTCGCCATGGCCGTCGCCAGCGGTGCGAAGTCCCTGGAGGCCGCGGCCGTCGTGACCGAGGCCGAGACCGTCTCCGACGAGGACCGCGCGGCCGTACGGGACCTCGGTGGAGCCGGTACGCCGGTGCTGCTGGCGGGCCCGGACGGCACCGTGCGCGCCACCCTCCCGGCCTGA